A section of the Pseudomonas sp. Q1-7 genome encodes:
- a CDS encoding succinate dehydrogenase iron-sulfur subunit, with protein sequence MSNTLTVSVYRYNPERDSAPAMQDFQIDTGGKDVMVLDVLALIKEQDEGFSYRRSCREGVCGSDGMNINGKNGLACITPLSAAGLKGGKLVIRPLPGLPVIRDLVVDMSIFYKQYEKVKPFLQNETPAPAIERLQSPEEREKLDGLYECILCACCSTSCPSFWWNPDKFLGPAALLQAYRFLADSRDTKTEERLAALDDPFSVFRCRGIMNCVNVCPKGLNPTKAIGHVRNMLLQSGT encoded by the coding sequence ATGTCCAACACTCTCACTGTCAGCGTCTATCGCTACAACCCGGAGCGCGACAGCGCTCCGGCCATGCAGGACTTCCAGATCGATACCGGCGGCAAGGACGTGATGGTTCTCGACGTGCTGGCCCTGATCAAGGAGCAGGACGAAGGTTTCTCCTACCGTCGCTCCTGCCGTGAAGGCGTCTGCGGTTCCGACGGCATGAACATCAACGGCAAGAACGGCCTGGCGTGCATCACGCCGCTGTCCGCTGCCGGTCTGAAGGGCGGCAAGCTGGTGATTCGCCCGCTGCCGGGGCTGCCGGTCATCCGTGACCTGGTTGTCGATATGAGCATCTTCTACAAGCAATACGAGAAGGTGAAACCCTTCCTGCAGAACGAGACTCCGGCTCCGGCCATCGAGCGTCTGCAGTCCCCGGAAGAGCGCGAGAAGCTGGACGGTCTGTACGAGTGCATCCTGTGCGCCTGTTGCTCGACCTCTTGCCCGTCCTTCTGGTGGAATCCGGACAAGTTCCTGGGTCCGGCCGCGCTGCTGCAGGCCTACCGTTTCCTGGCCGACAGCCGCGACACCAAGACCGAAGAGCGACTGGCTGCGCTGGATGACCCGTTCAGTGTGTTCCGTTGCCGCGGCATCATGAACTGCGTGAACGTTTGCCCGAAGGGTCTTAACCCGACCAAGGCGATCGGTCATGTGCGCAACATGCTGCTGCAAAGCGGTACCTGA